The following nucleotide sequence is from Gammaproteobacteria bacterium.
GCCCGCCGACGTTCAGGCCATCGAACAGGCGGCCATCTACCGCGGTCGCTATTTCGTCCTCATGGGCCACTTGTCGCCCCTGGACGGTATTGGTCCCGAGGAACTGGGCCTGGATCGGCTGGAGCAGCGCCTCGCCGGGGGCGGCGTCAGCGAAGTCATTCTGGCCACCAACCCCACCGTGGAGGGGGAGGCCACCGCCCACTACATCGCCGGGCGGGTACGGGCCCGGGGCATCGCCGTCAGCCGCATCGCCCACGGCGTGCCCATGGGGGGCGAGCTGGAATACGTGGATGGGGGCACCTTGTCCCATGCTTTTTCCGGGCGGCGCCACGTATAGCGGTCGCCGGCTGGCGGTGGCCGCATTGCTCTTTTTGGGCACTGGCGCGCTCCACGCTGCGTCAACTTGCATCCCTGCCGCGCCCCCTGCCACCTGGCCCCCCCTCGCTCTGCGCCCCGTGGCCACGGGCCTGGAACAGCCCGTGTTTCTCACCACTGCTCCGGGTGCGGCGGACACGCTCTACGTCGTGGAACAACAGGGCACGGTGCGGCGCATTGTTCGGGGCGTCCTCGATGGCACGCCCTGGCTTGATCTGCGCGACCGCGTCAGCAGCGGCGGGGAAAAGGGCCTGCTCAGCCTGGCATTCCATCCCGACTTTGCCGTCAACGGCCAGCTCTATGTCAACTACACCGGTCGCGCCTTTGGGTTGTACACTTTTGTCTCCCGTTTCACCGTGGGCGACGGCGGCCGGCCCGACCCGGACGGTGAAACCAAAATCCTCAAAATCAAACAGCCCTTCGGCAACCACAACGGCGGGCAGATCGCCTTCGGCCCCGATGGCTATCTCTATATTGGCATGGGCGACGGTGGCTGGGCCAATGATCCGTTCGGTCACGGTCAGGATCCCGGCACTTTGCTGGGAGCGCTGCTGCGCATTGACGTGAACCGGGCGGCGCCCGGGCGGCCCTACGGCATTCCCCCGGACAACCCCTTCGTTACGGACAAACAGGCCCGGCCGGAAGTCTGGGCCTACGGCTTGCGCAACCCCTGGCGCTTTTCTTTCGACCGCGCCAGCGGCCGCTTGTACCTGGCCGATGTGGGCCAGAATGACGTGGAGGAGATCGACCGCATCGAAAAAGGCGGCAACTACGGCTGGAACGTGATGGAAGGGGACCGCTGCTTCAAGCGCGCCACCTGCCCCAAGGCGGGTTTCCAGGCACCCCTGCATGTTTACCACCATCCCACCGGCTTCGCCGTAACCGGCGGCTATGTCTACCGGGGCGCGGGCGTGCCCGCCCTGTGCGGCGTGTATCTCTTTGCCGATTACGTGAGCCGGAAAATCTGGGGCTTGCGCGAAACGCCTGAGGGTGTCACCGTAAAGTTGCTGGTTACGGCGCCGGATAACATCAGCAGCTTCGGCGAGGACGGCCGCGGCGGGCTTTATGTCCTGGGGCATAAATCCGGCACAGTGTGGCGATTAGTTGCAGCGGAGGAACCATGACCGAAGGCGGTTACGACATTCTGGCGATCGGGGCGGCGGTGGTGACCTTTATCTTGATGGTGGTGGCCTTTTACCTGCCTCGTCGCCGCTGGTTCCACATGCCCGTCATGATTGGCGTGATCCTGTTCGATGTATTGATGCCTGTTTATCTCTACCTCACCCGTGACTGGTATCAGCGGCTCATCGAACAGGAAGAGATCTTCATGTTCTCCATCTGGATGCATTTCGGCCTGGTGCTCACCCTCTATGCCCTTTATGTCTTGCAGATCATGACGGCCAGAAAGATCCTTGCCGGCGACGCGGCGGCCCGCACCGATCACCACTGGCAGGGAAAAGCCATCCTGCTGGTGCGCGCGCTGGTCATTCTCACCGCCGCCACCTTGCTTGAACCCACCGTCGTGCAGGAAGGGGCGGTCTGAAGCGCGGCGGGTATCATGCAGCTTACCGTCTACAGTGATTATTCCCTGCGTGTCCTGCTGTATTTGGCCGTGCACCCCGCCCATACCGCCACCATCAACGACATCGCCCGGGCCTATGCCATTTCGCGCAACCACCTGGTCAAAGTGGTCCATAACCTCGCCACCCAGGGCTTTTTGCACACCACCCGTGGCCGGGGCGGTGGCATCAGCCTGGCTGATGACCCGGCCAACATCATTGTCGGCAATGTGGTGCGCAAAACCGAAGGCCGCTTTGACCTGGTCGAATGCTTCGACAACGTCAACAACACCTGCCCCATCACCGCCGCCTGCGCCTTGAAGAGTGCCCTCTATGAAGCCCGCAGCGCGTTTTTGGACGTGTTGGACAAATACACCCTGGCCGATGTGTTGGCGAACGATGACTGGCTGCGTCACAAGCTCGGATTGCCGCAGGAATAAAGGGCACAAGGCTGGACCCCGCCGGTTGCGCGGTGGGCGAGCATGGGCCTGGATGCCCCGTCGCATGCAACGGGGCGACACGTCATTGTTAACCCGGCAATTAGGATTGTCGGGTTAATAGCGCGGCACAGGGAGGTGCCGCCATTGGCGCAAGTCAATGCGAGCCCGCGAAATACCAGCCATTTCGCACAATGGTGCCCGTATTTCGCGGGCGGCAATCAAACAGGTCAGGACGACCTGTTTGATTGCCGGGTTAATAACAAATGAGGCCGCCGTAAACCGCGTCTGCGGCGACCGGCCTTGAAAAAGGCCAGGAGAGCCTTTTTTCAACCATCCTGCTTAAGGAATTCCCCTGCAGACCGATACCTACGCTGACAAGGTGACGGTACACCTCATCCCCCCCAACCCCCTACCGTCACCTTAGCCACCCACTGAGCCCCGACGTGCGTTGGGGCTTTTTTTTGGCACGGGCCCCGGCGGGAAATCCATAGTCCCTAAAAGCGGGGCGGGTATGCCCTTTTGTGATCCCGTTCACGGAACCGGGAAATTCAGTGTGGATAATGGGAACCGAGATGACGATCCTCCCTTCTCTCCCCTACACCCCCTAATCGTCATCTTGGCCACCCACTGAGCCCTGACACACGTTGGGGCTTTTTTTTTGGCCGCTGCGGTTGTTATGCTTGCCGCCCATGTCTGATACCACTGACTTTGAGTACGTTGACCGTGCGGTGTCACTTCAGGATCTCAGCAAACGCTTGAGCGGCAGCGACTGGTTTGCCATCGATACGGAATTTCACCGGGAAAAAACCTATTATCCGCAGCTTTGCCTGATTCAGGTGGCCACGCCGCAGATCCGCGCGGTCATTGATCCCCTCGCCTTGGACGACCTGGCCCCCTTGCTGGAACTGCTCTTTGACCCCGCCAAACTCAAGGTGCTGCACGCGGCGCGGCAGGACTTGGAGATTTTCTTTCATTTGGGGGGGGCGGTTCCCGGTCCGGTCTTCGACACCCAGCTTGCCGCCCCCCTGCTGGGTTATGCGGATCAAATGGGCTTTGGTGCTTTGGTGGAAGCCGAGTTGGGGGTGAAACTGGCGAAGGGCCACGCCAGGGCGGATTGGCTCAGGCGGCCGCTCCCCGAGGCCCAATTGAATTACGCCATCGACGATGTGCATTACCTGGTGGAGCTCTATCAAGGCGTTCGTCCCCGGCTGGCACAGATGGGCCGCCTTGAGTGGTTGAATGAAGACTTCAGGGCCCTGGAAGACCCTGCTCTTTACTCGGTGGCGCCCGGGGAGGCCTGGCGGCGCATCAAAGGGGCTCACCGTCTGCGGCCCGCTCAGCTTGCCGTCCTGGTGTCCCTGGCTGAGTGGCGGGAGGTGCGGGCGCGGGAACAAAACCGTCCCCGGAACTGGATACTCAAAGACGATGTGTTGCTGGATATTGCCCGTGCCCGGCCCACCTCCGGTGGCGCCCTGTCTCAGATTCGCAGCCTCAATCCCGACGCCCACCGGCGATTGGGAAAAACGTTGATTAACATCGTGCTGGCGGCGGGGAACGCCTTGCCGCCCGAGGTTTCGCTGTACTCGCCCGCACCGGCCCTGACGCCGAAAACACAGGCCTTGGTGGATGTGCTCAGTGCCTTTACCAAACTCATTGGCGAACGGGAATCCATCCACCATCAGGCGCTGGCTCCCCGTAAGGAACTGGAATTGCTGGCCCAGGGAGAACGGCATGTGAACGTCCTGCGTGGCTGGCGCCGGCGTCTGGTGGGAGAGGAACTGTTGGCCGTGCTGGCCGGGGAACACGGTTTGCGGGTGAAAGACGGTGTGCTGACGATAGAATGACCGCTCAGTGTCGCGCCGCAGCGATTTTGCGCACCTGCTCCTCGTAAGCCCGGGCGAATTCCTCGCCGAAGATATGGGCAAAATCATCCGCCGCTTCTTTGGCCAGTTTGGCGAAGTACTCCCGATAGAGTTCCCAGTATTTCGATTTCTTGTTGCCGCCCAGCACGCCGCCACGGGCGGTGCGGGAGAATTCCTCTTCCAGTACCGCGGGATCGAAACGGCGGAACAAGACCTGCAGCGCTGCCTGCATACCCGCCATGACAGCCAGTTGATGGGCTTCAAGATCGGTGAAACTGTCGCGCACGGCTTTGGCGGGCGTCATGTAACCGCTGCGGTCCGCATTCAACATGTGTCCCAAGGCTTCCTCGGGTGACACGGAAAACTTCAACGGATTGTTCTCCCGTGCCTGGATCTGGGTCACAGACATGCGGAACTCGCTTTTGATCTGGCTGCGTGCCCGCAACACGGCCATCAGCCCCGTTAATGTGTCGCGAAACACCTGTCCCATTTCCTCCATGAATGCCGCAGGGTTGTCCGGCGGATGGGTCATGCCCGCCCCCCTCAAAAACGCCCGGGCCATGTCATCGGTGTTGGTGGTGGCAGGGGGCGGTGGGGCGGGGGCGGTCGGCGCGGGCCGGGGCGCCGGTTCCGGCCCCAGCGGGGGTGTACCCGGATCGAAGTCTTCCGGAATGAGTTCGGCCCCG
It contains:
- the recR gene encoding recombination protein RecR gives rise to the protein MSAAPRSALAELMDALRCLPGVGPKSAQRMCYHLLERDRDGARRLAAALGAALERIGHCMSCRNLSEQEQCDICRDPARDGALLCVVESPADVQAIEQAAIYRGRYFVLMGHLSPLDGIGPEELGLDRLEQRLAGGGVSEVILATNPTVEGEATAHYIAGRVRARGIAVSRIAHGVPMGGELEYVDGGTLSHAFSGRRHV
- a CDS encoding glucose dehydrogenase is translated as MLFPGGATYSGRRLAVAALLFLGTGALHAASTCIPAAPPATWPPLALRPVATGLEQPVFLTTAPGAADTLYVVEQQGTVRRIVRGVLDGTPWLDLRDRVSSGGEKGLLSLAFHPDFAVNGQLYVNYTGRAFGLYTFVSRFTVGDGGRPDPDGETKILKIKQPFGNHNGGQIAFGPDGYLYIGMGDGGWANDPFGHGQDPGTLLGALLRIDVNRAAPGRPYGIPPDNPFVTDKQARPEVWAYGLRNPWRFSFDRASGRLYLADVGQNDVEEIDRIEKGGNYGWNVMEGDRCFKRATCPKAGFQAPLHVYHHPTGFAVTGGYVYRGAGVPALCGVYLFADYVSRKIWGLRETPEGVTVKLLVTAPDNISSFGEDGRGGLYVLGHKSGTVWRLVAAEEP
- a CDS encoding Rrf2 family transcriptional regulator, with amino-acid sequence MQLTVYSDYSLRVLLYLAVHPAHTATINDIARAYAISRNHLVKVVHNLATQGFLHTTRGRGGGISLADDPANIIVGNVVRKTEGRFDLVECFDNVNNTCPITAACALKSALYEARSAFLDVLDKYTLADVLANDDWLRHKLGLPQE
- the rnd gene encoding ribonuclease D: MSDTTDFEYVDRAVSLQDLSKRLSGSDWFAIDTEFHREKTYYPQLCLIQVATPQIRAVIDPLALDDLAPLLELLFDPAKLKVLHAARQDLEIFFHLGGAVPGPVFDTQLAAPLLGYADQMGFGALVEAELGVKLAKGHARADWLRRPLPEAQLNYAIDDVHYLVELYQGVRPRLAQMGRLEWLNEDFRALEDPALYSVAPGEAWRRIKGAHRLRPAQLAVLVSLAEWREVRAREQNRPRNWILKDDVLLDIARARPTSGGALSQIRSLNPDAHRRLGKTLINIVLAAGNALPPEVSLYSPAPALTPKTQALVDVLSAFTKLIGERESIHHQALAPRKELELLAQGERHVNVLRGWRRRLVGEELLAVLAGEHGLRVKDGVLTIE
- the tagH gene encoding type VI secretion system-associated FHA domain protein TagH, producing the protein MPLTLTLIDPPSLPPAQTMQHTFVSGGTIGRAPNNDWVLHDEQRIVSGQHAVVREEHGRYTITDTSTNGVFLNDDSLPLGKGNSAPLHHGDRITLGDFRCSVSIDSVDGSLLAGVLPEQSPASPFPSSAHAPDTDQALDPLAFFGGPEDGAPAPPPPTANAVHTAPELQSPLQDHFEPPGFIPDDWDAGAEAAPAPPTTSPPPGAELIPEDFDPGTPPLGPEPAPRPAPTAPAPPPPATTNTDDMARAFLRGAGMTHPPDNPAAFMEEMGQVFRDTLTGLMAVLRARSQIKSEFRMSVTQIQARENNPLKFSVSPEEALGHMLNADRSGYMTPAKAVRDSFTDLEAHQLAVMAGMQAALQVLFRRFDPAVLEEEFSRTARGGVLGGNKKSKYWELYREYFAKLAKEAADDFAHIFGEEFARAYEEQVRKIAAARH